ACTTGAGAATCGACTTGCCCAGGTCGGTTACGTCGTCAGCGGTCATATCCTTGCCGATAAAGGCGCCGACCATGTCCACCATTGCATTGAAGGTATCCGGCTGGTCGAGAATGGCGAAGGCGATGAACAGGCAAAAGCCCGTGGCGTCGATGGCCGCCGTGGCAATCTGAAGGTTGCGGGACAGTTCGACCTGGCCTTCGGGCTTGAGGGCGTCCACGCTGCCGCCGACGCCCAGCAGGTTGGTGGCCACGGCATAGCCGGCGGTGTGGTCGGCACCCATGGTGGTGGTGGCGTAGGTGACGCCGATACCCTGGACCGCACGGGGGTCGTAGGCCGGCATGGACTGGCGCTTGACGACGGGGACCCGCTCTACACCGAACACCTGCCCGGTGACGGCGGCGCCGTTGCCCAGAATTCTCCCCAGCGGTGTGCCGTCGCCCACTTCCTGGAGCAGCTTAATGGCCGCCTGGCTGTCGCCGAAGCTGGCCAGTCCGGCGTCCATGGCCACGCCGATGGTGGCGCCCATTTCGATGGTGTCCAGTCCGAAGTCGTCATCCATACGGTCCAGCAGGGCGATCACATCCAGATCGTCAATGCCGCAGTTGCCGCCATGGGCCCAAACGGTTTCGTACTCGGGCTGTTTGGTGACGAAGTTGCCGTTCTTGTCGTAGAATGTCCCCGAACAGCGGATCACGCATCCCCGGTGGCAACCGTGGGTGGCCGAGCCTTCCCCGCCGCGTTCGTTTTCCAGGGCCGCCTGGGTTTCGCCGGAGATTTTGGAGGCCCCTTCGAACTGGCCGGTCTTGAAATTGTGAGTGGGAAAACCGCCGGCCTCGTTGACCACGTTGGTCAGCACGTTTGTGCCGAACGCCGGAAGCCCCTCGCCGGTGACCGGGTGTTTGCGCAGGCCTTCGGCAAAGGTCTTGTTGGCAGCCTTGAATTTTTCGGGATTGGCCGGCTGACGCATTTTCATGTCTGCGTCGTCCAGAACGATGGCCTTGATGCCCTTGGCTCCCATAACGGCGCCGACGCCGCCGCGGCCGGCGTGGCGGGTGGGGCGCTGTTCCACATCGGTGAAGGCCACGGAAGCGGCCGACATCTTCATTTCACCGGCCTGGCCGATGGTGATGCAGGCCACCTTCTGGCCATATTTGGCGGCCAGCTTTTCAACCGTAGCGTAGTTGCCCAACCCCTTGAGTTCGTCGGCGGGCTCTATGGTTACGCCGTCTTTGTTGATAATGATTTTGTAAAGGCGGTCATCGGCGGGTTTGCCCTCCAGGACGATGGCCGCGTAACCCAGCCGAGCCATCACCTGGGCGCCCTGGCCGCCCGAGTTGGCTTCCTTGATCCCTCCGGTCAACGGGCTTTTGCAGCCAACGCTGATCCGGCCGGAGATGGCCGCGGCCGATCCGCTGAGCAGTCCCGGCGCGATGATCAGTTTGTTGGCGGCTCCCAACGGATGGCAGGTGGGCGGCACCTCTTTGGCCACCATGGTTGAAGTCATTGCGCGGCCTCCTAAGCCGGCGTACGCTCCCAGGCCCTCGGTTTTGGCGGCCGGTCCTCCGGCAGCCCCGACGTCGATTCTCAAGATTTTGTCCATTGCGTCCCTCCTGTGCAAAGTGAAGGTAATGTCAGACCGAACCCGCGGCTTGGCGGTGGTTAATCGCAAAGATGGAGATTTGCGGATCGTCTTCGGATTGGAAAAGATTCCTTGACTGGTCTTCAATCTGTCCCTGCTATATATTGTAATAATTGGTATCTATGGGTAGTGTCAAGGAAAACCAGAAATTACAGCATAACGCCTTCATTCTGCATAATGTTGATTTCAGGCCTTTTTTGTTCGTTTCTTTCCCGTAGATGAAACCAACGGTCATAACGGTGAAAAGAGTAACCGGGAGGGAGACTTAACGATACAGGTACGAAACTCGAATATTGGACCGGATCAGTCTCCTTCCGGATCGATCCGGATTTGCAAGCCGATAATGGTGTCATCGGACTGTTTCAGCCCGCTGACGATCACCCGTTGGTCGATAGTGAAATCACTCATCTCGAGGGTTTCTCCCGATCGTCCCAGCAACTGGGTTTGTTGGCTTTCCATCTGTCCTGTTTCGCGGTAGGTGGTGATCAGGACGGTCTCTTCGGCGATAATCAGGGTCGGCGGCGTATTTTCGGAATGGATTTCCATGATCGTAGCGTTGAAGTCCACCGGAGTGACCTGGTCCGGGTCGATTACAATGGCGGCGTCCGTTATGACCGCATGTTTTTCCCCGGCGAAACCATTTGCGTCAAACCGGGCGGTGACCATAAAAAGAGTGGCGAATATGAGCACCCAGTTGGAAAAAATCTTGATACTGTGCATGATGTTCTCTCCTTCTTTATTTAAAAACCTGGCGCCAGTAAAATCGATGCAGGCCAAGATCTTCATTGGTATCTTCGGCTGAGATGCCGCCCTCCACCCCGACATAGAGCTTCGAACCACTGGAAAGGACCGCGATGGTTGGCGACGATGAAATGGAAGAGCCGATTATGGTGCTGCGGTCCGCCTTGGTGAGTGTGGTGATCTCGTTGCCATCCGAATCGGTATCGGTCGAGTAATTGTTCACCGCCTGTCCGGTTTCGTAATCGACGGCATACAGCCGCGAGACACCGGTGTCTCCGGTGGTGCCGCAGGGATCATCGGCGACCGTGCCATCGGTGTCGGGGGTGTAGGTGGTGAAATATAAAACACCTGCATAGACGATAACCGACGAGATGACTTTCTCGCCTTCGTTTTCCAGTTTGAAAAACCATCCACTGCTGCTTGTCAGCGTTGTCTGCCATTCTTCATCATCGTCGCTGTACGTTTCGTCGGTGACATCCATCAGGTCGTCTTCCGTCAGGGTCTCGAAACTGTCGCTGTCCGCCCAGGTGTTTTTAACCGCATAAATTCGATTGACCACGCCGGTCTCTGTGGGATTGGCCCGGTCGCCGGTGCCGAAAAAGATCATGTCTCCATCGGTTTCAATGGTTGCATCGGGTGAGTAAAAGATTTTGCGCTGGACGCCGTCGCTGCTGGCATTGAACAGCTTGCGCGCGCTCCAGGTGCCGTCTCCCCCCGTATTGCTGTCGGTTAGATCGCTGTCGTCATCTTCGAAGGCCCACATATACCCGCCCAGGTCGCCGGCATAGATCCGGTTTGTGTAGTCGTCGCTGTTGGAATCAAAACCCATTGCGTCGGTGATGCAGTTTTTCATTGCATCGTAATTGGCAGCGTTGAAATTGAATGCGCTGACCGAACCATCGGATACACCGACGGTAAAGACGGCCCTGCCCGACGTATCCTCGCTGGCCGGACTGTCCAGATCCTGATTGGTGTCGTACCCACCGGCCATGAGCAGCACGGTTTCGCTGGTCGTGTCACCGGTTTTGATAACGATTTCGGAGGGCGAGCACCAGGATTGTCCCAATGCCGCATCAGTGCCGTCGGTGGCCGACAGCAGATTCTGTTCGACATCATAGAGGTAGACGGGCTTTTCCGGATCGGTGATGTCGAGGGCGTAATACGTGTAGCCGCCGCGGCGCTCGCCGAAAAACAGGATTTTCTGATCTTCGTATTCAATGACGGTCGGGGCGCCGTCGACAAAATAATCATGGTCGGTGGTGCTGTCCGAAAGCTGCTGCAATCGGCCGAGCTGATCCGGCGGGATGAAGCCCCAGGCCTCGCTGCCGTCACTGTCCCTGAAGGCGTGCATGAGTCCGCCGTTGGTGCCGACGAAGATATAGCTCTCGTCGTCGTATTGCTCGACCACCGGATCGGAGTGCAAAACGTCCCCCATGATCCATTCCTTGTCCGTACCGATGATATCCTCGATGAGATCTTCCCGGTCCGTATCGGAGGAGACTTCCAAAAGGGTCGTGGTCAACTTCTCATTGGACGTTGAAAAGGCATTGCTCGTATCCGTAAGCATCGTGCTTGTGGAGAGATAGGTGAACAGTTGGCGATCCGTATTGTCCAGCAACAGTGCGCCAAGGCCGCCTTCGTCGACAGAGGGTCCGTCGCTGCTGGTGGACCAATAGGAGCGGGCGTTGTCCTTGATGTTGCCGTCGGAATCGGTGGCATCTTCTCCGTCGGCGTCGATGATTTCGCCATCGTCGTCAAGGCCATATTTCTTGACATTGCCAAACCAACGGCCGTCCGACAGGGGTTTGAAGAATCCCACATAGATATAGTTTCCCGCATAGACCTGGTTCATATCGCTTAGCGGCACCGTTGGCGTGGTGTAGATCGCATTGGATGCCTGAATGCTGCTGATGATGGATTCAAAGGCATCCGTCAAACCGGAGATGCTGTTCGCCACATAATATTCGCCACCGCCGTTGGTGGCCGTATCCTGGAGCAGTTCCTGGTCCGTTTGAAAACCGATGGTATAGGTGATGATGTTCTGTTTCTCATAGGAGGTGTCGCCGGTCCCCAGGTCCGGGTTGCAATCGTTTTCATATAGATAGGCGGCCACGTCGTCGAGATAGTCGGAAGAGGCGTCACGGGTGGAATCCCCGGAATTGTTGTCCCGGTCATAGTCGCCGATGGTATCGCCGTTGATATAGGCCCTAGTGGCAAGGTAGCTGTGATTGTCCTGGGTGGGCGCGCCGTCGGTCATGAAAATGATATAGTTTTTCTGACAACGGTACTGCATGGGGCTGGTGTAAGTACTGGAAGACGTCAGAACATCGTCCGAATAGTGATTATAATCGCTGTTGAACCAGCTTTGCATTCCGGCGAAGTATAGTCCGGCTTCGGCCAAAGTCTCGGCCAGAGGCGTATTGCCGCTTGCCGGCAGGTTGTTGACCGCGTCGATCAATTCTTCCCGAAAGGAATCGTTGTCGGTCACCGAATCGATGGCCTTGAGAACCCGCCCGCCGTGTTCGGAACTGTTCCCCGCATTGTAGTTGAAGCGCATCAGGCCGAAGCGGACATTTTCGGTGTTTTGGATAATATTGGAGATGACCTCCTGGGCGACGGCCAGCCGCGTGCTCATTGTCCCGGAGCCCGAGGCGTCATAATTGAGATAATTGCCCATATACAAATCCTTTTGGGACCCTCCGCAGGTACCGTTACCGGCCAGGCGGACATTGGACGCATAACCGTCGCTTTCCAACGCCTCCTTGACGGAGGTGCAGGTTACATCATCGATATCGCGAATATAGACGGTATAACCGGTTCTGCCGTGGCTCCAGCTTTTCTGGTAGACCGCGTCGGCGATGTATGGTCCCGAATAGGTGGAGTCGCCGCTGTAGTATTCCGACGGGACATCCTTTGTAGCCATGCTGCCGGAAGTATCGAATATGATCAGAATGTTGGGCTCGATATCCACACTCCCGGCACCGTAGATTTCGGTATCGTCAGCGTAAAGCGTCGATGCCAGGGTAAAGAAAACAAAAGTTGCTAGGATGGTACGAAACATCGGTTTCATGGTGCACCTCTCATCGGCGGTAACGTGCAACTCGCAGGTTACGGGGCCGGTATTCGACAATCATGATTTGTTGAACACTTTCCAGGCCCCGATCTGCACTGCGGTGCCGTCGGATGTTGACGTCGACGTAATGCTGTAGCGTCGGATTTGAAAATATTTGGCGCTGTAACCGGAGCCCGATGGAGGCGATGCCGTATGGGACATGGCCGGTATTTCATCGCCCACATCGCCGTCGAATACCTCGGTCTGGCTGTCTTCGATACAGCGGACTTGAATCGTAGCCACCGGATCGCCATCGTCGACCGTCGTTGCGGCGTCGAATTCATCGCCGGCGACGGTTACCGATTCGGTAAGGAAGTCGTCCGTCAGCCAATCGGTATAATTGACCAGCGCGTCGTTAATGCCGGTTTCGGTACTGTAGAAGGTGTCGACTGCGATTTGCTCGTTCCTCACGATGGACGTTTCATTGTTGGCAATGGTGACTGCCGCGATGCCCGCGATGGTCAGGATGACCAGCACCATCAGACTGACAATGGTAACGATGCCCTCCTCATCGTTCAGGGAGGGGATAAAATAGGATTTCGTCATGGTCGCCTCGCATGGGGAAGGCCCCTTAAACATTTCTGATTCTGACCCGTTCGGACAGTGTCCGCGTGATATAGCCCTTGCGGCCTGCGGGTTCGCGAACGATCATGTTGATGACGACGTTGGCCGGTTCCGACGGATTCCCGGTCAATTCGGTGTCGTCTTCATCTAGATAGGTGAATGTCAGCTTCGTGACATTGTCCAGGAGCACCTGGGCGGTGGTGCCGTCATCATCGATTTTTTGGATGAGCTGGGTGCCGTCCAGATAGTATTTCATGCGTTCATTGTTGCCCGCGGTCACGGCGCCGTCGTAGTCGAGATCCGCGATGAAATCGATGGCGGTCTGCGTCGTTTCCTCAAACCCGCCACCGGCGGTACCCAGAGGATCCAAGCCCGCCATGCGGATATCCGTGACCATCAGTTCCATGGCGGCGCGAATGTTCTGCTGGGCGGTGGCACGGGCCGTTTCCGTGGCGTAAGATCGTGTCATGGCCGAATACACCCCGATGATTGCGGCCAGAACAATGGAACTGATGGCGATGCCAACCAGCTAGTTCAATCAGGGTAAAGCCACGGTTTGAAACAAAGAGATCCGTTGCAACGCGTCGGGTTGTTCGAGCCTTCATAACCCACCTCCCGTCACGACCGATGTGATGGAAACCGATTTTGTGCCGCTGCCCACAAAAGGATAGGTGACCGTCACGGTCACCGTCCTGGCGTAGTCGCTGGCATTGCCGTCCGTATCCAGATACTCGTCCACTGTCCAGGTTCGGGTATAGATCCCGCCGGAATCGCCGTTTTCATCCACCGGGTTGTTGGCATCGGCGGTTGTGGTCGGCAGCGTCGACGGGTTCAGGATACTCGAGGAATCGGAGATATCGCTATTTTTTAATACTTCCATCTGCGCTTGGGCCAGGGTGGTGGCCTGGGTCAAGGTGTTGCCGGTCTTGTTGTTTCGAACCGCCGATGTCTGCATCGCGGCAACCGCCAGAATCCCGATGGACAGGATGCACATTCCGATCATACATTCAATGATGCTGAACCCCCGCGCATTGTTCCATCTGGAAAAAATTAGTGTTGATTTTCTCATTAGGATAATCCAATCGGCGCTAATTCACATCGATGCGCCCGATCCGATTCACGCTGATCGAACGTTGATCGGAGGAATTGTAAATGGAAAGCGATCCCGTCGCCGTGCATAGCCCCTTGCCGTCGAAGTAGGTGCTGCTGCCGGGAAATGTCATGCTCCGGGAGTCGATGGCTACACCGGCGGGAAACGTTCGATCCCTAAGGGTCGCTTCGGAACCATCCTGGTCGCCGTCGTTGATGGTTCCTCCACCGCTTCCATCGTCGAGAAAAATAGAGTAGCCGGTGTCGCTGAACGTAACCACAGCGTTGGCATTGCCGCGGATTGCCGCCTGCTTGGCCAGGGCCAGATCGCCGGCAAGCGTATTTACGGACGCCCGGAATTGAGCGTTGCTTTTCCAGCGAATCATATTGGGAATGGCAATGGCTGCAAGAACGGCAAAAATGGCAATGGTAATCGCCAGCTCGATAAACGTAAAACCGGAATCGCTTTGCATTTTTCTGTTCTCTTTCATTCGCGTAAAATATTGCTACGACGCTTTGGTTTGGGCGTCGTTGACGGTTTTGGGGTATTGTGGATGCATGGGACCACCTTTCTCGCCTGGCACACCGGCAGGGGGTGACGGCGGGCCTGCCGGCCGCATCGATCCTTCTCCGCGAAGCCGCTGAAGCTTGCCGGCCAAGTCGACAAGCTCTTTCTGCTCGGGGTCCAGCAATTCATATATTTTGTGATGGGTTTCAGCCCGGTCGATCATCAGGTCCGTTTCAATGGTGGATTTGGCAGCGGCCAACTTGCGCAGCACCGCTGCATCGAAATTTTCCGGCTGCATCGCACGGCGTAATTTGCGGTCCGTTTCCTGCAATTCAGCAAACTGTTTCTCGGATCGTTTCCGGTTTTGATCGAGCAGGTCATTGATGGATTGCCGCTGGAATTCGCTCAAGTCGAGGCGTTCAAGAACCATCATCCAGGGACCTTGAAGATGATCCATCCGGTCGTGCATGGTGTCTTGCGGTGGCGGGCCGTCACTTGGACCTTTTTGAGGGAATCGATCCGCCGCGTGGGCCACCAGACTGCCTCCCAATATCAAGATTACGCAAACAGTGCTTATAACCAGCTCTTTTTTCATTGTTTTTCCTTTTCTTGAAAATTTTAATGCATGCTTAATGGCACCCTGTACTGTTTGATTGCGGTTATACAGCGGGAAAATGGAGAAAATATGAAGAAAAAGTGGGGAAGTATTGTGGATTTCATACCGACTTTACGTGCAGGACTATGGCAAGTAAAATCAAGTTGATAGGGTTTTTATGGGCAGTAAAGGAAGAAAAGGAACAGCAGGCAGGTGGGTTTGCACATTCTCCGGGAGGGCAGGGCCGCGTGGGAGCTTCCAGCCGCGATTCAACTCAAATTGCGCCTGGAAGCTCCCACGCAGGAGTATACAAAGCAATTGTTCCCTTTGGTGGGGATTGGCAGAACCGGACGCTATCCGTTGTCGCGTTCGAAGGTTTTCATGAAGTCCACCAAAGATTCCACCGCGGCCAGGGGCGTGGGGTTGTATATGGATGCCCGGCATCCGCCCACGCTGCGGTGGCCTTTGAGACCGCCCATACCGTTTTCCAGGGAGGCGGCCACAAAGGCGGCTTCCAGTTCTTCGCTGGGCAGGCGGAACGTAACGTTCATCAACGAACGGCTGTCCTTGTCCGCCGTCGCCCGGTAGAAATCGCTCCGGTCGATAAAATCGTAGAGCAGCCCGGCTTTCTTCCGGTTCAGTTCTTCCATCTTGCCCAACCCGCCGATCGTTTCCTCCAGCCACTTGAGCACCAGCTGCACCGTGTAGATGGCAAAGCAGGGCGGGGTGTTGAACATGGAATTTTTATCGGCAAACGTGGTGTAGCGCAGCATGGTCGGAATGTCTTTGGGTGTCCGGGCCAGCAGGTCGTCACGGATGATGACCAGGCAAACGCCGGCCGGTCCCATATTTTTTTGGGCTCCGGCATAGATCAGGCCGAATTTTTCCATTTCCAGGGGCCGCGAAAAGATATCCGAACTCATGTCCGACACGATGGGCGCTCCACCGGTATCGGGAAACTGAGCCCACTGGGTTCCCTTGATGGTGTTGTTGGATGTGATGTGGGTGAAGACGGCATCCGGCGAAAAGGCAATCTCCTTGGGAATGTAGGCGAAATTGCGGTCTTCGGAAGAGGCCACCACCTGAATGGATTTTCCTTGAATTTCGGCTTCTTTGATGGCCTTGGTGGACCATGTGCCGGTGTTGACGTAGTCGGCCGAATCGCCGGCGCCCAGCAGGTTCATGGGCACCATGCAGAACTGCATACTGGCCCCGCCCTGGACAAAGAGCACATGAAAGCGGTCATCCAGTTGCAGTATCCGTTTGACCCGCGCGATGGCATCGTTGATGACATTGTCGAACCACTTGGATCGGTGGCTGATTTCAGTGACCGACATGCCGGAGCCGGCGAAG
This window of the uncultured Desulfosarcina sp. genome carries:
- a CDS encoding aldehyde ferredoxin oxidoreductase C-terminal domain-containing protein codes for the protein MDKILRIDVGAAGGPAAKTEGLGAYAGLGGRAMTSTMVAKEVPPTCHPLGAANKLIIAPGLLSGSAAAISGRISVGCKSPLTGGIKEANSGGQGAQVMARLGYAAIVLEGKPADDRLYKIIINKDGVTIEPADELKGLGNYATVEKLAAKYGQKVACITIGQAGEMKMSAASVAFTDVEQRPTRHAGRGGVGAVMGAKGIKAIVLDDADMKMRQPANPEKFKAANKTFAEGLRKHPVTGEGLPAFGTNVLTNVVNEAGGFPTHNFKTGQFEGASKISGETQAALENERGGEGSATHGCHRGCVIRCSGTFYDKNGNFVTKQPEYETVWAHGGNCGIDDLDVIALLDRMDDDFGLDTIEMGATIGVAMDAGLASFGDSQAAIKLLQEVGDGTPLGRILGNGAAVTGQVFGVERVPVVKRQSMPAYDPRAVQGIGVTYATTTMGADHTAGYAVATNLLGVGGSVDALKPEGQVELSRNLQIATAAIDATGFCLFIAFAILDQPDTFNAMVDMVGAFIGKDMTADDVTDLGKSILKCERDFNKAAGFTAKDDRLPDYFKNEALAPHNVTFGVTDEELDTVFNW
- a CDS encoding pilus assembly PilX N-terminal domain-containing protein, which produces MTKSYFIPSLNDEEGIVTIVSLMVLVILTIAGIAAVTIANNETSIVRNEQIAVDTFYSTETGINDALVNYTDWLTDDFLTESVTVAGDEFDAATTVDDGDPVATIQVRCIEDSQTEVFDGDVGDEIPAMSHTASPPSGSGYSAKYFQIRRYSITSTSTSDGTAVQIGAWKVFNKS
- a CDS encoding prepilin-type N-terminal cleavage/methylation domain-containing protein, which encodes MRKSTLIFSRWNNARGFSIIECMIGMCILSIGILAVAAMQTSAVRNNKTGNTLTQATTLAQAQMEVLKNSDISDSSSILNPSTLPTTTADANNPVDENGDSGGIYTRTWTVDEYLDTDGNASDYARTVTVTVTYPFVGSGTKSVSITSVVTGGGL
- a CDS encoding GspH/FimT family pseudopilin, with amino-acid sequence MQSDSGFTFIELAITIAIFAVLAAIAIPNMIRWKSNAQFRASVNTLAGDLALAKQAAIRGNANAVVTFSDTGYSIFLDDGSGGGTINDGDQDGSEATLRDRTFPAGVAIDSRSMTFPGSSTYFDGKGLCTATGSLSIYNSSDQRSISVNRIGRIDVN
- a CDS encoding Spy/CpxP family protein refolding chaperone: MKKELVISTVCVILILGGSLVAHAADRFPQKGPSDGPPPQDTMHDRMDHLQGPWMMVLERLDLSEFQRQSINDLLDQNRKRSEKQFAELQETDRKLRRAMQPENFDAAVLRKLAAAKSTIETDLMIDRAETHHKIYELLDPEQKELVDLAGKLQRLRGEGSMRPAGPPSPPAGVPGEKGGPMHPQYPKTVNDAQTKAS
- the serC gene encoding 3-phosphoserine/phosphohydroxythreonine transaminase; this translates as MKADRIYNFNAGPAALPLPVLEEIQESFLNFAGSGMSVTEISHRSKWFDNVINDAIARVKRILQLDDRFHVLFVQGGASMQFCMVPMNLLGAGDSADYVNTGTWSTKAIKEAEIQGKSIQVVASSEDRNFAYIPKEIAFSPDAVFTHITSNNTIKGTQWAQFPDTGGAPIVSDMSSDIFSRPLEMEKFGLIYAGAQKNMGPAGVCLVIIRDDLLARTPKDIPTMLRYTTFADKNSMFNTPPCFAIYTVQLVLKWLEETIGGLGKMEELNRKKAGLLYDFIDRSDFYRATADKDSRSLMNVTFRLPSEELEAAFVAASLENGMGGLKGHRSVGGCRASIYNPTPLAAVESLVDFMKTFERDNG